Genomic window (Magnolia sinica isolate HGM2019 chromosome 6, MsV1, whole genome shotgun sequence):
GCAGTTGTGTGCGTGAGCACCGATATCCGTACTCTCCATGCAAACCAAATTACTTCTCCCACTAAAATGCACCGTGGGCGCACTGAAACTCATGTTCACGCAGGAGTCCAAACCGCCGAGACGGAGCTGAGCAGCAGCAAGGTGACGGTGACCGGCACCATGGATGCTGACCGGCTCGTCGACTACGTCTACCGACGAACACGCAAGCTTGCCAAGATCGTCCCTCAGCCGAGCAACGAAGAAAAGGCTGGagaagagaagaaaccagaggaGAGCCCGAAAGAAGCCGAAAAGCCACCGGAAGAAGCTCCAAAGAccgaagagaagaaagaagagaatggagagaagaaagaggaagagaaaccTCCTGAGAAAGAAGAGAACACTGCCAGCGAAGAGAAGCCAGCTGAAGCAGCAGCCGTGGAAGAAGAACCAAAGAAAGAAGGTGAAGAGATCCCCATCAACGACGATCTGGCGAAGAAGGTGATGTACTGGCCACCTGTTTATGTGATCGAGCATATCCCGCCACCACAGCTCTTCAGTGATGAAAATCCAAATGCATGTTGCATTTCTTAAGAACGTACAATAATACTACAATGGAAATAGAGATTGTATCATTTTAGTATCGATTATTAATAATATTTGTAGtactatataaatatatatgatgCAACCACATGGAGTATGTACGCGACAACGTTACGTATTTCAAGTGACCAAGTTTAGATGGTGGGAATTTTTACTGCCACTTAATAATAATGAACTTTTAGTACAGATGTATATTGGGTTGTTTGGTTTAAGTGTAAATACCAGTAGTACAATAATGACAAAAGCATAATCATAAGTTGTGATAGCTCCCAATCACaccttaaaaattaaacaaaactaAATGTTATTTTCAAACCAAAACTTTATGGTTTATGTGTTATATGCACTCTGTCTGTTCATTATTTTAATCCATTTTTAGCTCATGAGCTTAAAATTAAGGCAGATCTAAGCCTCAAGTGGACTGTATCATTGAAGAATTGAAAAAACTGAATCATTTGCTTACCATAAATAGGATTtacttatttttctatttttcttacatTATAATTGATCCGCATGCAGTCTATGATTATGTGGCGCAATCAAAATGTAATAAATATGTTTTACTTGTTTGCAGCAAGGAGAGAATATGGATTCATCATTGAAAACTGTGGATTCAATAATGGAATAGCCCACTTTTagctttggatctatttcattattGAACTCATGATCACAAATGAAAGAGCCTGGTTGATAAACACACGAATCGTGGTATTGCCAAGTTAATAAGTACTGATTACACATAAACCAAATCTCCTTTGAAATGCCGTACCTGTCAACGGCAAATACTAAAGGAGCACAGCTTTGGTGGAttccaaggtgggtgggacccactgtggcatggtccatctaagatttggatctgcttcattttttgaatcatgatctaatatgagctttcaaaatggatgaacggtgtagatgtaaggcactacacaacaatgggccccacagagggatccacccaaaccgcacCAATACTAAAGTAAGCAATTATTACTCATCTATGTAATTACGCTAAATCCAACATGTCCTTGGGTAAGTCATTATCCAAAAGTGACGGTGAGTGTGTGATCCAAGGTCCGGCTAGCTTAAAaatgatattatttatttatttatttattttttaaggtcCAAATTCAGCAAACAAGCGTCTGCTAATCAGAGTTTTAAGATCATCTGACAGATCTCTAGTGTCCCCCACTAATCATGCGGTTTGGATTTGTTGTACATGTGTTACATGCGCACTAACTGAGTGCAGGCGCACGGATCTCATACTCTAGCAAGTGAACCTATCAGGCTTGTTGAATGCACAATCTGTATACTTTTGAATGGGAAGTAAACAATTTGTTTCATCGTAAAGACCATTTCTCCGAACATTTGACCCGAACCGATCTGTTGCATGcttggcctgacccaaaccgagtcggatcggattgggtaggAATCgatttttttaacagtgaaaatcattatcatcgctgctatttttggtgaggtccatttgagctttagatatgattcattttttttccaaatgctttaaaatgatcacgaaaaattgataaacagtatggatataataaatacatcattttggggcccacgtaatgtggatctcatttgagctgttcatacaactcggagctcgaggagtacAGTTGTGTTGACGTGCACAGCACGCTAGCAGTTGTTACGTGCTGTGCACGAAAGTGTCGTGCATGAtgtaacgttagcaagttctgtgggtctcatcatggggtatgtgttatatccaaaccgtccatccatttggcgagctcgttttaaggcttgagatgaaaaataagacagatgtaactatcaagtggaccacacttaaaaaagctgtggtgattgaacgtctaccattgaaaccctttttggattaatttgaaatttgtttttcctcttaatataGGCCTCTATTACCTTattaattgaacgtctaccattgaaaccctttttggattaatttgaaatttgtttttcctcttaatataGGCCGCTattaccttattaacagattggatgaaaaataaacattatggtgggtcctaagaattg
Coding sequences:
- the LOC131248710 gene encoding heavy metal-associated isoprenylated plant protein 9 isoform X2 gives rise to the protein MGEAKQEEAKAETKPEEKKEEKAEDKKEEKAEEKAEEKKEEEKAPPSPIVLFVDMHCVGCAKRVERCIMKFRGVQTAETELSSSKVTVTGTMDADRLVDYVYRRTRKLAKIVPQPSNEEKAGEEKKPEESPKEAEKPPEEAPKTEEKKEENGEKKEEEKPPEKEENTASEEKPAEAAAVEEEPKKEGEEIPINDDLAKKVMYWPPVYVIEHIPPPQLFSDENPNACCIS